The following coding sequences are from one Haliotis asinina isolate JCU_RB_2024 chromosome 3, JCU_Hal_asi_v2, whole genome shotgun sequence window:
- the LOC137277843 gene encoding unconventional myosin-Ic-like, with the protein MAGPMAAQWGNQPTGNLSTLVDPNLNEVIGILHQRYQAQHIYTNIGDILLSVNPQQTIPLYGSRVGDFYRDVQSAVSQPPHIFMTACRVLRNLQIHNRDQTILLSGENGSGKTEAVKILVSQFGRLSTTVTPHQGPPQSEVASLLSEAMSLLEEFGNADVGINRNSSRHGKLVELAWDDGKLVGAEITVWGLEKNRVMFSEPGERNFHVFYRMLVGFDQEMLTRHRHNQSYRILEPNDGGQIYRDMNDAEKNKAHYRYLREYLNTLGIEHQTFRSGRQTAGDAIFEVLSALLHLGNIHFAPDPESDTAFVANQTEVEAAAALLGVQAQDISGLFLTRFGYSGGQRMMYRRDTSGASLTRNSLVRHIYIQLFEWLVKMINTRLALPGHYRHKSKQLKTVGILDLPGFENLMTNSLEQLHFNLADERLQDQVTELVFRQELHDLETDGIKVQNTSFRDNTEVLDAFYDRNIGLLRLIDENTDPSPNSDMALLNDISKRHSKKSSLLKTDPGHKTFMVIHHRGQVIYNIEVLLTKNRPVDVRTFDALLEYSQNPLLHELMSTPHDRSSRRSSQADDTPDDLTLTQKHAAALRAMFRRLEGRETQHVWCIRPNMTLQPGVFDADVVARQLSAMSVVEAARIRSIGYPVRITIRDFIDRYRFVGFPLSARIDSLQGACHRVIRKAGIPDGGWQVRQRKVMLAWWHQDYLDTALERALRHVIFVQSRLRGYVARRKFHRMRRHFRADKDELSDFFEDVSGHSLRTYYACQAQSDHNTRETERQYTGRDGGRRQTRTYSDRVGRESRYSRSGYGGQSEVYNDYIDQTLDDNSTFKQTVLHDVTSKRDLDPITWCKVICMEYDRPVGKFYVQNRDIHIDGTYNPFDGERVGIGVFRNPERSRQAETIRAYLGQGLVLHHDADGNIWAKRLSNNDIIVQGYDDPGNHSLSADVILNQGRLARGQSMKVFDMNELRSRIGLELKSHTFNKTRLRHQTIVCFSLLEEEETALDTPCWLCVVNIHALNALESQDVLSQVEKMMTQAELRTEEEDLKDEKAQDAKGRHFRKQWSRTDQRESFTKGETSSRKLRIALRKRGEDVKNHMDYSWDSESRGSSSRKQMTVDTLQEQVMGNPDGELDVRRSGPLSPTSSGKTREWAKLKITAKTSVAKEESEMDAMMKSRMSRY; encoded by the exons ATGGCTGGGCCAATGGCAGCGCAATGGGGTAACCAACCCACTGGTAACCTTTCAACCCTTGTTGACCCCAACCTCAATGAAGTAATTGGCATCCTACATCAGCGTTATCAAGCGCAACACATATAC aCAAATATCGGAGACATCCTCTTGTCCGTGAACCCGCAACAAACGATCCCTCTCTATGGCTCGCGG GTTGGAGATTTCTACAGAGATGTGCAATCTGCCGTTAGTCAGCCGCCACATATCTTCATGACAGCATGTCGTGTCCTTCGCAACCTTCAGATACACAACAGGGATCAGACTATTCTTCTGTCAGGGGAGAACGGGTCAG GAAAGACAGAAGCTGTGAAAATCCTAGTTTCTCAATTCGGGCGCCTGTCGACGACAGTGACACCACACCAGGGACCTCCACAGAGCGAAGTGGCAAGTCTGCTGAGCGAG GCAATGTCCTTGTTGGAGGAGTTTGGTAACGCGGATGTCGGTATCAACCGCAACTCTAGCAGACACGGCAAGCTTGTGGAACTCGCGTGGGATGACGGGAAGCTCGTCGGAG CTGAAATAACGGTTTGGGGTCTGGAAAAGAATCGTGTGATGTTCTCAGAACCCGGGGAAAGGAATTTCCACGTCTTCTACAGAATGTTAGTTGGATTCGACCAGGAAATGCTCACACGTCATAGACACAATCAGTCctacag GATCTTGGAACCGAATGATGGGGGGCAGATATACCGCGACATGAATGATGCAGAGAAGAACAAGGCGCACTACAGATACCTCCGCGAGTATCTCAATACACTCGGCATAGAACATCag ACGTTCCGATCAGGCCGACAGACAGCAGGGGACGCCATATTTGAAGTTTTGAGTGCATTGTTGCATCTTGGCAACATTCATTTCGCGCCAGATCCGGAATCGGATACGGCTTTTGTGGCAAACCAGACGGAGGTAGAGGCAG CTGCCGCCTTGTTGGGAGTTCAGGCACAAGATATTTCCGGTCTGTTCTTGACTCGCTTTGGCTATTCAGGAG GTCAACGAATGATGTATAGACGGGATACTAGCGGCGCCAGTCTGACCAGGAACTCTTTAGTTCGGCATATCTATATCCAGCTCTTTGAATGGCTGGTCAAAATGATCAATACAAGACTTGCTCTACCTGGACATTATCGACACAAGTC GAAACAACTTAAAACTGTCGGTATTTTGGATCTTCCGGGGTTTGAGAACTTGATGACCAACAGTTTAGAGCAGCTTCATTTTAACTTAGCGGACGAGAGACTCCAAGATCAAGTAACAGAACTGGTCTTCCGTCAAGAATTACACGATCTTGAAACTGACGGCATCAAAGTTCAAAACACCAGCTTCAGGGACAACACAGAGGTTCTTGATGCTTTCTATGAT AGGAATATTGGCTTGCTACGTCTTATCGACGAGAACACAGATCCAAGTCCGAACTCAGATATGGCCCTCCTGAACGACATCAGCAAGAGACACAGCAAGAAGTCCTCTTTATTAAAGACTGATCCTGGACATAAGACATTCATGGTGATTCACCATCGGGGGCAG GTTATATACAACATTGAGGTTCTGCTGACAAAGAACAGGCCGGTCGATGTCCGAACCTTTGACGCTTTACTGGAATACAGCCAGAATCCCTTACTGCATGAACTCATGTCTACACCACATGACAGAAG TTCACGACGTTCTAGTCAAGCTGACGACACACCCGATGACCTCACGTTAACACAGAAACATGCG GCAGCTCTGAGAGCGATGTTCCGACGCCTAGAAGGACGAGAAACGCAGCATGTTTG GTGCATCCGTCCCAACATGACATTACAACCAGGTGTGTTTGACGCGGACGTCGTCGCCAGACAGTTGAGTGCCATGAGCGTCGTCGAAGCTGCCCGCATTAGGTCCATCGGTTACCCAGTCAGGATCACTATCAGAGACTTCATTGATCG GTATAGATTTGTTGGCTTCCCTCTTTCTGCTCGGATCGACTCACTACAGGGGGCGTGCCACCGGGTAATAAGGAAAGCTGGAATCCCTGATGGAGGGTGGCAGGTCAGACAACGAAAG GTGATGTTAGCTTGGTGGCACCAGGACTATTTAGACACGGCATTAGAACGGGCTCTTCGTCACGTGATCTTCGTACAGAGTCGACTGCGAGGCTACGTGGCTCGTCGAAAGTTTCACAGAATGAGAAGACACTTCCGGGCAGACAAGGACGAGTTATCGGACTTTTTTGAGGACGTCAGTGGCCATAGCTTGAGAACGTACTACGCTTGTCAAGCCCAAAGCGACCATAACACCAGGGAAACAGAGAGACAG TACACTGGTCGAGACGGCGGAAGGAGACAGACACGGACCTACAGCGACCGAGTCGGGCGCGAGTCCCGCTACAGCAGATCTGG GTACGGCGGACAGTCGGAAGTTTACAATGACTATATCGACCAAACCTTAGATGACAACAGTACTTTCAAGCAG ACGGTGTTACATGACGTGACCTCCAAACGTGACCTTGACCCAATTACGTGGTGCAAAGTCATCTGTATGGAGTATGATCGCCCAGTTGGCAAATTCTACGTGCAGAATAGAGATATACACATCGACGGTACCTACAATCCCTTCGATGGAGAGAG AGTAGGAATTGGAGTCTTTCGAAATCCAGAGCGATCCAGACAGGCGGAAACAATTCGAGCCTACCTTGGACAG GGGCTAGTCCTTCACCATGACGCCGATGGGAATATATGGGCAAAGCGGTTatcaaacaatgacatcatAGTTCAAGGTTATGATGACCCAGGCAATCACTCTTTGTCTGCTGACGTAATTCTGAACCAAGGAAGACTTGCACGCGGCCAATCTATGAAG GTGTTTGACATGAACGAGTTGCGCAGCCGTATTGGCCTAGAACTGAAGTCACATACTTTCAACAAGACTCGTCTTCGCCATCAGACCATTGTCTGCTTCAGCTTACTGGAAGAAGAGGAGACAGCTCTCGATACACCATGTTGGCTTTGTGTGGTCAACATCCACGCCCTCAATGCCCTGGAGAGTCAAGATG tGCTCTCCCAGGTAGAGAAGATGATGACACAGGCAGAGCTCCGTACTGAGGAAGAAGACTTAAAAGATGAGAAGGCCCAGGATGCCAAAGGAAGG CATTTCAGGAAACAGTGGTCAAGGACAGATCAAAGAGAGAGTTTCACGAAAGGAGAAACATCTTCAAGGAAGCTTAGGATCGCCCTAAGGAAGAGAGGGGAAGATGTCAAGAATCACATGGACTACAGCTGGGACTCAGAGTCACGAG